In the Victivallis sp. Marseille-Q1083 genome, one interval contains:
- a CDS encoding lysophospholipid acyltransferase family protein: MKKLFLKIRYLLEYLIVMLLYGMIRLLPHGGVKSLAAGLGRVMYGLPAVRKIVEANIRVAFPEWPAGKVEEIGRRSIFNLLYNMLEFTWMAGKPARIERWTLLLPEVTERLKAHVAAGERIIFVNPHLGSWEASGLMAPYYAGVKMVAIAKPMRNPYLNRFLNHGSREREQGLKIIFSKGAIKESLKALRRGLGGGTLIDQNTRLRDGGTFVDFFGLPVPSSKAPASLMHYCRVNRLPAVIVYGTSVRLENGVVTAHAEWLSKPFEAYADETELIQELMDISESYIRRFPDQYLWFYKRFRYIPRDASPELQARYPFYAMVAPDKFYARPKDKQ, encoded by the coding sequence ATGAAGAAACTGTTTTTGAAGATCCGTTATCTGCTGGAATATCTGATCGTCATGCTTTTGTACGGCATGATCCGGTTGTTGCCGCACGGCGGGGTGAAAAGCCTTGCCGCCGGTCTGGGGCGGGTCATGTATGGCCTGCCGGCGGTGCGAAAAATTGTCGAAGCCAATATCCGGGTGGCGTTTCCGGAATGGCCGGCCGGCAAAGTGGAAGAGATCGGACGCCGCAGTATTTTCAATTTGCTGTATAATATGCTGGAATTCACCTGGATGGCCGGCAAACCGGCGCGAATCGAGCGTTGGACTTTATTGCTGCCGGAGGTGACCGAACGGTTGAAAGCGCACGTCGCCGCCGGCGAACGGATTATCTTTGTCAATCCCCACCTGGGCAGTTGGGAGGCTTCCGGGCTGATGGCGCCGTATTACGCCGGCGTCAAGATGGTGGCGATCGCCAAGCCGATGCGCAATCCTTATTTGAACCGCTTTCTCAATCACGGCAGCCGGGAGAGGGAGCAGGGCTTGAAGATCATTTTTTCCAAAGGGGCGATCAAGGAGTCGTTGAAGGCTTTGCGGCGGGGGTTGGGGGGTGGAACGCTGATCGACCAGAATACCCGGCTTCGCGACGGAGGAACTTTCGTCGACTTTTTCGGCCTGCCGGTGCCGAGCAGCAAAGCGCCGGCCAGTTTGATGCATTATTGCCGGGTCAATCGCCTTCCGGCGGTCATCGTTTACGGAACGTCGGTGCGGCTGGAAAATGGGGTGGTGACCGCCCATGCCGAATGGCTGTCCAAGCCGTTTGAAGCATATGCCGACGAAACGGAGCTGATTCAGGAATTGATGGATATTTCCGAATCTTATATCCGGCGGTTTCCGGATCAGTACCTCTGGTTCTATAAGCGCTTCCGCTATATTCCGCGGGACGCGTCGCCGGAATTGCAGGCCCGCTATCCGTTTTATGCGATGGTGGCGCCGGATAAATTCTACGCCAGGCCCAAAGATAAACAATAG
- a CDS encoding TrkH family potassium uptake protein: protein MVIRIIKKSQLYFIFSFALLIVLGALLLKTPWVMNSRVALDWSDALFTATSAVCVTGLTVVPTSEFNLGGQLIILLLIQLGGLGIMTLSATILLALGRNMSLGSTLIYSTLNESVPRRTEELLRTITYYTLVIEAVGSVVLIIGFLLSGQPFFQALYLGIFHAISAFCNAGFSPFDDSLTGVSSYIKIAVAALIIAGGLGMYVIYDLVHFRRQSRVLSINTRLILTATVILIIGGSIGIKFSENFASVEPISWLDAFFQAVSARTAGFNSVDLSALSQSSITLLIILMLIGAAPGSTAGGMKLTGVSLAAISIVNTFFGNQKVLLFKREIPISNVLKSYTIICTYILLTLIGALTLAGCCGDVMIASFFEAASAVGTVGLTVGTTEKLTLAGKLTVIALMFIGRIGPFTMFLFLLGREKKSALTYPEERVVIG, encoded by the coding sequence ATGGTTATCCGCATCATCAAAAAGAGCCAGCTCTACTTCATCTTCTCCTTTGCGCTGCTGATCGTCCTCGGCGCGCTGCTGCTGAAAACGCCGTGGGTGATGAATTCCCGGGTGGCGCTGGACTGGAGCGACGCGTTGTTCACCGCCACCAGCGCGGTCTGTGTCACCGGCCTGACCGTCGTGCCGACCTCGGAATTCAACCTGGGCGGCCAACTGATCATCCTGCTGCTGATCCAATTAGGCGGCCTCGGCATCATGACGCTGAGCGCTACCATCCTGCTGGCGCTGGGCCGCAATATGAGTCTCGGCAGCACGCTGATTTATTCGACATTGAACGAGAGCGTCCCGCGCCGGACCGAAGAGCTGCTGCGGACCATCACCTATTATACGCTGGTCATCGAGGCGGTCGGTTCGGTCGTGCTGATCATCGGTTTCCTGCTCAGCGGCCAGCCGTTTTTCCAGGCGCTCTACCTGGGAATCTTTCATGCGATTTCCGCATTTTGCAACGCCGGATTCAGTCCGTTCGACGACAGCCTGACCGGAGTCAGCAGTTACATCAAAATCGCCGTGGCGGCGCTGATCATTGCCGGCGGCCTGGGAATGTACGTCATTTACGACCTGGTCCACTTCCGCCGGCAGTCCCGGGTGCTCAGCATCAATACCCGGCTGATTTTAACGGCGACGGTCATTCTGATCATCGGCGGCAGCATCGGCATCAAGTTCAGTGAAAATTTCGCCAGCGTCGAACCGATCAGTTGGCTGGACGCTTTTTTTCAGGCCGTTTCCGCCCGGACCGCCGGTTTCAATTCGGTCGATCTGTCGGCATTGAGCCAAAGCAGCATCACGCTGCTGATCATTCTGATGCTGATCGGCGCGGCGCCGGGTTCCACTGCCGGCGGCATGAAACTGACCGGCGTCTCGCTGGCGGCGATCTCCATTGTCAACACATTTTTCGGCAACCAGAAGGTTCTGCTGTTCAAGCGGGAAATTCCGATCAGCAACGTACTGAAATCCTACACGATCATCTGTACTTACATCCTGCTGACCCTGATCGGAGCGTTGACGCTGGCCGGCTGTTGCGGCGATGTGATGATCGCGTCCTTTTTCGAAGCGGCTTCGGCGGTCGGCACGGTCGGACTGACGGTCGGCACAACCGAAAAATTGACGCTGGCGGGAAAATTGACCGTTATCGCGTTGATGTTCATCGGCCGGATCGGGCCGTTCACCATGTTCCTGTTCCTGCTCGGGCGGGAAAAGAAAAGCGCATTGACCTACCCGGAAGAACGGGTCGTCATCGGTTAA
- a CDS encoding Mur ligase domain-containing protein, with amino-acid sequence MKSSDHLHFIGIGGIGMSGVAQFCRSLGCRVTGSDRDADKPENRHIFAALRHQGIRIYPQDGSFRRDGKPDWLIYSTAVEEGNPDFKADPTIPRLHRATALAAALELNGDVCQIAVSGSCGKTTVTAYLAEALRLLGLDAGCLDGGLVKAFRNDTYCGNFHPGKTFFVYEADESDKSLVAFSPAFALVLNIGTDHYDREELIRVFGEFLKKVGTGVVLSREVYQALAPVLPPALTVSVFDTAILNEPRENVPHFISNYQAGDGGAEAEYDGAFTVQLPQPGFHTALNLLAAGLLLELLNIPFRDAVKTLAQVHGVARRFDCRGRTATGAFVYDDYAHNPEKIACCIRAAQEMAGNHSVRVAFQPHGYRPLGFMRDEIFAELRQTLRPRDRFVLLEPFYAGGTSAFRPTAAEVVADWQSRQLAGVSAAADRPAAERILSDGSAEGDVIVVMGARDNSLTVWADSLTQQPAAGSKK; translated from the coding sequence ATGAAATCTTCGGACCATTTGCATTTCATCGGCATCGGCGGCATCGGCATGAGCGGGGTAGCCCAGTTCTGCCGTTCGCTCGGCTGCCGGGTGACCGGCAGCGACCGCGACGCCGACAAACCGGAAAACCGGCATATCTTCGCCGCGCTGCGCCATCAGGGCATCCGCATCTACCCGCAGGACGGTTCTTTCCGGCGGGACGGCAAGCCGGACTGGCTGATTTATTCGACCGCGGTGGAGGAAGGCAATCCGGATTTCAAAGCGGACCCGACCATTCCGCGGCTGCACCGGGCCACGGCGCTGGCGGCAGCGCTGGAATTAAACGGCGATGTCTGCCAAATCGCCGTCAGCGGCAGTTGCGGCAAAACGACGGTGACGGCCTACCTGGCCGAAGCGCTGCGGCTGCTCGGACTGGATGCCGGCTGTTTGGACGGCGGGCTGGTCAAGGCCTTCCGCAACGACACCTATTGCGGCAACTTCCATCCCGGCAAAACCTTTTTCGTCTACGAAGCGGACGAAAGCGACAAAAGCCTGGTGGCCTTTTCGCCGGCTTTCGCCCTGGTGCTCAACATCGGCACCGACCATTACGACCGGGAGGAACTGATCCGGGTATTCGGCGAATTCCTGAAAAAAGTCGGGACCGGCGTCGTTTTGAGCCGGGAGGTTTACCAGGCGCTCGCGCCGGTATTGCCGCCGGCCTTGACGGTCAGCGTCTTCGATACGGCCATCCTGAACGAACCGCGGGAAAACGTGCCCCATTTCATTTCCAATTATCAAGCCGGCGACGGCGGCGCCGAAGCCGAATACGACGGCGCTTTCACCGTTCAGCTGCCGCAACCGGGTTTTCATACCGCCTTGAATCTGCTGGCCGCCGGACTGCTGCTGGAGCTGTTGAATATTCCGTTCCGCGACGCCGTAAAAACGTTAGCCCAAGTCCACGGCGTGGCCCGCCGTTTCGACTGCCGGGGCCGAACCGCCACGGGCGCTTTCGTCTATGACGACTATGCTCACAATCCCGAAAAAATCGCCTGCTGCATCCGGGCAGCGCAGGAAATGGCCGGCAACCACAGCGTCCGGGTCGCCTTTCAGCCGCACGGTTACCGGCCGCTGGGTTTCATGCGCGATGAAATTTTCGCCGAACTGCGGCAAACCCTGCGCCCCCGGGACCGTTTTGTGCTGCTGGAACCGTTTTATGCCGGCGGCACCAGCGCCTTTCGCCCGACCGCCGCCGAAGTGGTCGCCGACTGGCAAAGCCGTCAGTTGGCCGGGGTCAGCGCCGCCGCCGACCGGCCGGCGGCGGAACGGATTTTATCGGACGGCTCGGCCGAAGGCGACGTGATCGTCGTCATGGGAGCGCGGGACAACTCGCTGACCGTCTGGGCAGACTCCCTGACCCAACAGCCGGCCGCCGGTTCGAAAAAATAA
- a CDS encoding TrkA family potassium uptake protein, whose protein sequence is MRGNYAVLGLGSFGSKLALELSNAGNNVVVVDRDKEQINALKDKVSEAIIADVSNPDVIKELDIKKFDATIIAMSSHFEDLILALTLLKQEGAGKVIVKTNTSIQKRILLRLGADEVIQPDQDVAERLSKRLSMTNITDMFEFKGSYIAEVNVPDSMDGKTIRELDLRNRFNIIVLLIKKPGKHIETVWNPDIELAKGDQLTVIGQEKAIIDVFKK, encoded by the coding sequence ATGCGAGGAAATTATGCGGTACTTGGTTTGGGTTCCTTCGGATCCAAACTGGCGTTGGAACTGAGCAATGCCGGCAACAATGTCGTCGTCGTCGACCGCGACAAGGAGCAGATCAACGCGCTGAAGGACAAAGTTTCGGAAGCGATCATCGCCGACGTCAGCAATCCGGACGTCATCAAGGAACTGGACATCAAAAAATTCGACGCCACGATCATCGCGATGAGCTCACATTTCGAGGATCTGATCCTGGCGCTGACGCTGTTGAAGCAGGAAGGCGCCGGCAAAGTCATCGTCAAGACCAATACGTCGATTCAGAAGCGTATTCTGCTGCGGCTCGGCGCCGATGAGGTCATTCAGCCGGATCAGGATGTCGCGGAGCGGCTGTCCAAACGGCTGTCGATGACCAATATCACCGACATGTTTGAATTCAAAGGCTCCTATATCGCCGAGGTCAACGTGCCGGATTCGATGGACGGCAAGACGATCCGCGAGCTGGATTTGCGCAACCGTTTCAACATCATCGTCCTGTTGATCAAAAAGCCGGGCAAGCACATCGAAACGGTCTGGAACCCGGATATCGAGCTGGCCAAAGGCGATCAGCTGACCGTCATCGGCCAGGAAAAAGCGATCATCGACGTCTTCAAAAAGTAG
- a CDS encoding metallophosphoesterase: protein MRIFHFSDPHAGGPAEDWRAYFDKRWVGVFNYRFRRRFRHDLGMLRNAVDYLMAHRADVAVCTGDLTSTGQPGEFAQVREILRPLRDSAIPIIYLPGNHDCYVKRPACVAAMTDMVHWLTRGDYEFAALPQVRTIGGCDFLLLNTSRPSNLLCSWGFVSRADSRYIEEFCRTPKQRPRILVGHYPLYEEHPFLRIRHRLFGQRKLQELLENGAIDLALCGHVHRPYRHLTPKGYGENCAGSVTLNGSMTQIDCDPAGGRFQFEQIHLVRA, encoded by the coding sequence ATGAGAATTTTTCATTTTTCCGATCCGCACGCAGGAGGGCCCGCCGAAGATTGGCGGGCTTATTTCGATAAACGCTGGGTCGGCGTATTCAACTACCGGTTCCGCCGCCGGTTCCGGCATGACCTGGGCATGCTGCGCAATGCGGTCGACTACCTCATGGCCCACCGGGCGGATGTGGCGGTCTGCACCGGCGACTTGACCTCCACCGGCCAGCCGGGCGAATTCGCCCAGGTGCGGGAAATTCTCCGGCCGCTGCGCGACTCCGCCATCCCGATCATCTATCTGCCGGGCAATCACGACTGCTACGTCAAACGTCCCGCCTGCGTGGCGGCGATGACCGATATGGTGCATTGGCTGACGCGCGGCGATTACGAATTCGCCGCGCTGCCGCAGGTACGCACCATCGGCGGCTGCGATTTTCTGCTGCTCAACACCAGCCGGCCGTCCAATCTGCTGTGCTCCTGGGGATTCGTCAGCCGGGCGGACAGTCGTTATATCGAGGAATTCTGCCGGACGCCGAAGCAGCGGCCCCGCATTCTGGTCGGCCATTATCCGTTGTACGAAGAGCACCCGTTTCTGCGCATCCGCCACCGGCTGTTCGGCCAGCGGAAGCTGCAAGAGCTGTTGGAAAACGGCGCCATCGACCTGGCCCTCTGCGGCCATGTCCACCGCCCCTATCGCCATTTGACGCCGAAAGGCTACGGCGAGAATTGCGCCGGCAGCGTGACGCTGAACGGTTCCATGACCCAGATCGACTGCGATCCGGCCGGCGGCCGGTTTCAATTTGAACAAATCCATCTCGTCCGGGCCTGA
- a CDS encoding RNA-binding protein, translating to MNIYVGNMAYSTTEETLKNTFSAYGDVSSVRLVMDRDSGRAKGFGFVEMDNAGEAQAAIEALNGSSLDSRTIVVNEARPREERPPRQGGGSRGGFGGGHRRY from the coding sequence ATGAATATCTACGTCGGAAATATGGCCTATTCGACCACGGAAGAAACGCTGAAGAACACTTTCTCGGCTTATGGCGACGTCTCCAGCGTCCGTCTGGTCATGGATCGTGACAGCGGCCGCGCCAAAGGATTCGGTTTTGTCGAGATGGACAATGCCGGAGAAGCCCAGGCGGCGATCGAAGCGTTGAACGGCAGCAGCCTGGACAGCCGCACCATCGTCGTCAATGAAGCCCGGCCGCGGGAAGAGCGCCCGCCGCGTCAGGGTGGCGGCAGCCGCGGCGGTTTCGGCGGCGGACATCGTCGTTACTGA
- a CDS encoding serine/threonine-protein kinase, giving the protein MAPGVVVGDFVIKKELSRGGMGIVFLAHQISLDRPAALKILNDAYTDNEEFVTGLVREARAAAKLNHPNIVQAYAVGEDEGLFYFAMEYIDGETMKSVLKREKTIKPERAAEVIEQIAEALKCAWNEQKLVHHDIKPENIMLTSSGQAKLADLGLSQVAGESTEDDDSDEVMGTPQYISPEQLTGEPSDNRSDLYSLGATFYHLVTGRFPYEGAEITDITRQHVEGNLTPPKKINPLLPDALDRIIVKMMKRPIDERYQSAEDLITDLKQFLGGKMAPGGNLDHGLHAGAAPLAGGLRQGGMRTIEAPGHASGEGPKISMIQPKPVQPPIQDEAPAEEAAGEPEEAPAMLSAETEQPAGPHFTLTPEEEPVRKKSALPAVLLVLLLLAVLGGGGFWFWQQQSKKPAEPAAAPSPEPAEPAVPVVEPVEETEPVSKFAPPELPDDPQAATEEYRKNLTPRWRNLIANMMQFASENDAAGAKEMFQTTLAERPKLTPEGLKEAATFRASVSELQKAFDTGYRLTMLITDSGSELKDTPIEIGRGELVYIESIANGVMTVRHNDGALSQEAFQAIRPAYQEGFFKRLDKRLHIDYCYFFYLLYHAEFNADLTRLPMPAFWKRQLPTFEGIYYQERWKNADETEKQQLHQQYGRLRSFAQAINSISYQ; this is encoded by the coding sequence TTGGCTCCGGGAGTTGTGGTCGGCGACTTCGTCATCAAGAAAGAACTGAGCCGGGGCGGCATGGGAATCGTCTTCCTTGCCCACCAGATTTCACTCGACCGGCCGGCCGCTTTGAAAATTCTCAACGACGCCTATACCGACAATGAAGAGTTCGTCACCGGCCTGGTCCGGGAAGCGCGGGCCGCCGCCAAACTGAATCACCCCAATATCGTTCAGGCCTATGCGGTCGGCGAAGACGAAGGGTTGTTCTATTTCGCGATGGAATACATCGACGGCGAAACGATGAAGAGCGTCCTCAAGCGGGAAAAAACCATCAAGCCGGAACGGGCCGCCGAAGTGATCGAGCAGATTGCCGAAGCGTTGAAATGCGCCTGGAACGAGCAGAAGCTGGTACACCACGACATCAAACCGGAAAATATCATGCTGACCAGTTCCGGCCAGGCCAAGCTGGCCGACCTCGGTTTGTCGCAGGTCGCCGGCGAGAGCACCGAAGACGACGATTCCGACGAAGTGATGGGAACGCCGCAGTACATCAGTCCGGAACAGTTGACCGGCGAACCGTCGGACAACCGCAGCGACCTTTACAGCCTCGGCGCCACCTTTTACCACCTGGTGACCGGCCGTTTCCCCTATGAAGGCGCCGAGATCACCGACATCACCCGGCAGCATGTCGAGGGCAACCTGACGCCTCCCAAGAAAATCAATCCGCTGCTGCCGGACGCCCTGGACCGCATCATCGTCAAAATGATGAAACGGCCTATCGACGAACGTTATCAGAGCGCGGAAGATTTGATCACCGATTTGAAACAATTTCTCGGCGGCAAGATGGCTCCCGGCGGCAATTTGGACCACGGTCTGCACGCCGGCGCCGCGCCGCTGGCCGGCGGCCTGCGTCAAGGCGGCATGCGGACCATCGAAGCGCCGGGCCACGCATCCGGCGAAGGACCGAAAATCAGCATGATCCAGCCGAAACCGGTGCAGCCGCCGATTCAGGATGAGGCGCCGGCCGAAGAAGCCGCCGGGGAACCGGAAGAGGCGCCGGCAATGCTCTCCGCTGAGACGGAGCAGCCGGCCGGTCCGCATTTCACGCTGACGCCGGAAGAAGAACCGGTCCGCAAAAAATCGGCACTGCCGGCAGTCCTGCTGGTGTTGCTGCTGCTGGCCGTCCTCGGCGGCGGCGGTTTCTGGTTCTGGCAGCAGCAAAGCAAAAAACCGGCGGAACCGGCGGCCGCCCCTTCCCCGGAACCGGCGGAACCGGCCGTACCGGTGGTGGAACCGGTTGAAGAAACCGAGCCGGTCTCAAAATTCGCGCCGCCGGAACTGCCGGACGATCCGCAGGCCGCGACGGAGGAATACCGGAAGAACCTGACGCCGCGCTGGCGGAACCTGATCGCCAATATGATGCAGTTCGCCAGTGAGAACGATGCGGCGGGCGCCAAGGAAATGTTCCAGACCACCCTGGCCGAGCGGCCGAAACTGACGCCGGAAGGACTGAAGGAGGCGGCGACGTTCCGTGCTTCGGTTTCCGAATTGCAGAAAGCGTTCGACACCGGCTACCGGCTGACGATGCTGATCACCGACAGCGGCAGCGAACTGAAAGACACGCCGATCGAAATCGGCCGCGGCGAACTGGTCTACATCGAATCCATCGCCAACGGGGTCATGACGGTCCGGCACAACGACGGCGCGTTGTCCCAGGAGGCGTTCCAGGCGATCCGGCCCGCTTATCAGGAAGGCTTTTTCAAACGGTTGGACAAACGGCTCCATATCGATTACTGTTATTTCTTTTACCTGTTGTACCATGCCGAATTCAACGCCGATCTGACGAGGCTGCCGATGCCGGCGTTCTGGAAACGCCAATTGCCGACTTTCGAAGGCATTTACTACCAGGAACGCTGGAAAAATGCCGACGAGACGGAAAAACAGCAGCTGCATCAGCAATACGGACGGCTGCGTTCCTTCGCGCAAGCCATCAACAGCATATCCTATCAGTGA
- a CDS encoding DNA-3-methyladenine glycosylase, which produces MAAGCFTCSEEALDRLCRRDERFGKLVERYGILSRELTPEPFAALVGGIISQQISGKAAETVGQRFAALVGGVRPENVVRADRAAMQQCGMSHRKVEYICAAAQAALDGAVDFAALEQLDDAEIIRRLSALKGVGVWTAEMMLIFTFARPDVLSFHDFGIRRGLMRLHRLEQLDRSAFEIFRRRYTPYGTTASLYLWALAADGDKGLK; this is translated from the coding sequence ATGGCCGCCGGCTGTTTTACCTGTTCCGAGGAGGCGCTTGACCGGCTTTGCCGCCGGGATGAACGGTTCGGCAAACTGGTCGAACGCTATGGCATCCTGTCCCGCGAATTGACGCCGGAACCGTTCGCCGCGCTGGTCGGCGGCATCATCAGCCAGCAGATTTCCGGCAAGGCGGCCGAAACGGTCGGGCAGCGTTTCGCCGCGCTGGTCGGCGGGGTGAGGCCGGAGAACGTCGTCCGGGCCGATCGTGCGGCGATGCAGCAGTGCGGCATGTCGCACCGCAAGGTGGAATATATCTGCGCCGCCGCGCAGGCGGCGCTGGACGGCGCGGTGGATTTCGCCGCCCTGGAGCAGTTGGACGATGCTGAAATCATTCGCCGGCTTTCCGCTTTGAAAGGTGTCGGCGTCTGGACGGCGGAAATGATGCTGATTTTCACTTTTGCCCGGCCGGATGTGCTCAGTTTCCATGATTTCGGCATCCGGCGCGGCCTGATGCGGCTGCACCGGCTGGAACAGCTTGACCGGTCGGCCTTCGAAATATTCCGGCGGCGTTATACTCCTTACGGCACGACCGCTTCCTTGTACCTCTGGGCTTTGGCGGCCGATGGCGATAAAGGGCTCAAGTGA
- a CDS encoding HlyD family secretion protein produces MARSNFRTQLRTFRILIVVLLLLILSGFALVVFCTMEETVEGRGVVEGMREYELKSSVQSRIKRIHKKNGDPVKAGELLLELEDRDLQGEIEMLRNAISELEVEIVVKTWSLAVLKHDPLPPEYRYTTITLEECRERVEKSKFELETFRGLYEKGVISLMELQKKEMEHLKNTSELQKLETDYAKLQDGLAEKIIAQAENELELLKLRLKGRQSELKIKEAAENEYRFLAPEDGTISYIPTKLGSYVEPGETLISMAAAGPKKFIAFIDEQQIHKVRENQAVRISSSQYNYFDYGYFKGKVYLIEELPETRGDRTYYRVRILIEDEPYPLRLGSTGEAEIITGRNRIIRFLTGFDK; encoded by the coding sequence ATGGCCAGAAGCAATTTCCGGACGCAATTGCGAACGTTTCGAATCCTGATTGTCGTATTGCTGTTGCTGATTCTCTCCGGCTTCGCGCTGGTGGTATTCTGTACGATGGAAGAGACGGTGGAAGGCCGCGGCGTGGTCGAAGGAATGCGGGAATACGAATTGAAATCTTCGGTGCAGAGCCGGATCAAACGCATTCACAAGAAAAACGGCGACCCGGTCAAAGCCGGTGAATTGCTGCTCGAACTGGAAGACCGGGATCTGCAGGGTGAAATCGAGATGCTGCGCAATGCGATCAGCGAATTGGAAGTCGAGATCGTCGTCAAAACCTGGTCGCTGGCGGTGCTGAAGCACGATCCGCTGCCGCCGGAGTACCGCTATACGACCATCACGCTGGAAGAGTGTCGCGAACGGGTGGAAAAGAGCAAGTTCGAACTGGAAACGTTCCGCGGCCTCTATGAAAAAGGGGTGATTTCGTTGATGGAGCTCCAGAAAAAGGAAATGGAGCATTTGAAGAACACCAGCGAATTGCAGAAACTGGAAACCGATTATGCCAAACTGCAGGACGGCCTGGCGGAAAAAATCATCGCCCAGGCTGAAAATGAGCTTGAATTGCTGAAATTGCGGCTCAAGGGGCGGCAGAGTGAATTGAAGATCAAGGAGGCCGCCGAGAACGAGTACCGTTTCCTGGCGCCGGAAGACGGCACGATTTCCTATATTCCGACCAAGCTGGGCAGTTACGTCGAACCGGGCGAGACGTTGATTTCGATGGCGGCGGCCGGCCCGAAAAAGTTCATCGCCTTCATCGACGAACAGCAGATTCACAAGGTGCGTGAAAATCAGGCGGTGCGGATTTCCAGCAGCCAGTACAACTATTTCGATTACGGTTATTTCAAAGGAAAAGTGTACCTGATCGAAGAGCTGCCGGAAACGCGCGGCGACCGCACTTATTACCGGGTGCGCATCCTGATCGAAGACGAACCGTACCCGTTGCGGCTGGGTTCGACCGGCGAAGCGGAAATCATCACCGGGCGCAACCGCATCATCCGCTTCCTGACCGGCTTTGATAAATAA